The Fimbriimonas ginsengisoli Gsoil 348 genome window below encodes:
- a CDS encoding response regulator, which translates to MSASILVIDDETNIRTMIRLALAHAGYNVETASDGPEGLAKYENGAKWDLVLLDQRMPGMPGIEVQREIFRRNPHARLILITAFGTIDLALEAIQAGASDFLRKPFTAETLRLAVQSALARQTEASHTVPVGMVCREFTRTTINGFSFELESQTADDHSGDMICLFDVHRAGAPQKRVKVVLPAYVMELVKAYTDAEEVPGGERFWIAMCEESLANHLWQNAEVPADDVLRIEDLSTSLQRWLDSVMTVSDNN; encoded by the coding sequence TTGAGCGCAAGCATTCTAGTAATCGACGACGAAACGAACATCCGGACGATGATCCGGCTCGCGCTTGCCCACGCGGGATACAACGTCGAAACCGCTTCCGATGGCCCGGAAGGACTCGCCAAATACGAGAACGGGGCCAAATGGGATCTCGTACTCTTGGACCAGCGGATGCCCGGCATGCCGGGTATCGAGGTTCAACGGGAGATATTCCGGCGTAATCCGCACGCGAGACTGATTCTCATCACCGCTTTCGGCACGATCGACCTTGCCTTGGAAGCCATCCAGGCCGGTGCGTCGGACTTCCTGAGAAAGCCGTTCACGGCGGAAACGCTTCGGCTCGCCGTACAGTCGGCGTTGGCCCGGCAAACCGAAGCCAGCCATACCGTGCCGGTAGGAATGGTTTGCCGCGAGTTCACCCGCACGACGATCAACGGATTCAGTTTCGAGCTCGAAAGCCAAACGGCGGACGACCACTCCGGCGATATGATCTGCCTCTTCGACGTCCATCGCGCCGGCGCTCCCCAGAAGCGTGTGAAGGTCGTTTTGCCGGCTTACGTTATGGAGCTGGTCAAGGCGTACACCGACGCCGAAGAGGTACCGGGCGGAGAGCGCTTCTGGATCGCGATGTGCGAAGAATCTCTTGCCAACCATCTGTGGCAAAATGCTGAGGTGCCGGCCGATGACGTCCTGCGAATAGAGGACCTGTCGACCAGCCTGCAGCGGTGGCTCGATTCGGTCATGACCGTTTCTGACAACAATTGA